One Sphingomonas sp. SUN039 genomic window carries:
- the tkt gene encoding transketolase, with product MTASPQEMANAIRALAMDAVEAANSGHPGMPMGMADVATTLFTQYLKFDPQAPKWHDRDRFVLSAGHGSMLIYALLYLTGYGAPTIDDIARFRQLGSPCAGHPENFELAGVECTTGPLGQGLAMAVGMAIAERHLNASFGDDLVDHRTWVVAGDGCLMEGINHEAVGLAGHLGLGRLNVLWDDNRITIDGAVSLSSSEDIPARYRASGWHVVACDGHDTADIARALDEAIADPRPSLVACRTIIGKGAPNKQGTSATHGAALGAAEVAAARETLGWTAEPFVVPQPILDAWRATGQRGATARADWQARLGGSSQGTELDRRMAGDRTSQDWLKPYLDSLIATPQKVATRKASELALGAINNSIPETIGGSADLTGSNNTKTSATKPLTKDDYSGRYIYYGIREFGMAAAMNGMALHGGVIPYGGTFLVFSDYCRNAIRMSALQRTRAIYVMTHDSIGLGEDGPTHQPVEHIMSLRLIPNLDVYRPCDTIETAECWALALEKADGPALLALSRQNLPQLRTDISENWSARGAYRLRAANAARRVVIVATGSEVEIAISVADRLEQHGFGADVVSMPSWERFDAQDAAYKADVLPHGTLLVSIEAGSTMGWERYVHGGLRFGVDGFGASAPIADLYAHFGLTADAIAPQILSELNN from the coding sequence ATGACCGCATCGCCGCAAGAGATGGCCAACGCGATCCGCGCGCTTGCCATGGATGCGGTCGAAGCCGCCAATTCGGGCCACCCCGGCATGCCGATGGGCATGGCCGATGTCGCGACGACACTCTTCACACAATATCTGAAATTCGATCCCCAAGCACCGAAATGGCATGACCGTGACCGCTTCGTCCTGTCGGCGGGGCATGGCTCGATGCTGATCTATGCGCTGCTTTATCTGACCGGCTACGGCGCCCCTACCATCGACGATATCGCGAGGTTCCGTCAGCTCGGTAGCCCTTGCGCGGGACATCCCGAGAATTTCGAGCTGGCCGGAGTCGAATGCACCACCGGCCCCCTGGGTCAGGGGCTGGCGATGGCGGTCGGCATGGCGATCGCCGAGCGGCACCTGAACGCAAGTTTCGGCGATGACCTGGTCGATCACCGTACCTGGGTCGTCGCAGGCGACGGGTGCCTAATGGAAGGGATCAACCACGAGGCCGTCGGGCTTGCGGGACATCTCGGTCTCGGGCGGCTGAACGTCCTGTGGGACGACAATCGTATCACTATCGACGGCGCGGTCTCGTTGTCGTCGAGCGAGGACATCCCAGCGCGTTACCGGGCGAGCGGCTGGCACGTCGTGGCGTGCGACGGCCACGATACCGCCGATATCGCGCGCGCGCTCGACGAGGCGATTGCCGACCCGCGCCCCTCACTGGTCGCGTGCCGCACGATCATCGGCAAGGGCGCGCCGAACAAGCAGGGGACATCGGCGACACATGGCGCGGCCCTCGGCGCTGCCGAAGTCGCCGCCGCGCGCGAGACGCTCGGCTGGACCGCCGAACCGTTTGTGGTGCCGCAACCGATTCTCGACGCGTGGCGCGCGACGGGGCAGCGCGGTGCGACTGCGCGTGCAGACTGGCAGGCGCGCCTCGGCGGATCGTCACAGGGAACAGAGCTCGATCGCCGGATGGCCGGCGACCGGACATCGCAGGACTGGCTGAAGCCCTATCTCGACAGCCTGATCGCCACCCCGCAAAAGGTCGCGACGCGCAAGGCATCCGAACTCGCACTCGGCGCGATCAACAACAGCATCCCCGAAACGATCGGCGGGTCGGCGGATCTGACGGGTTCGAACAATACCAAAACTTCGGCTACGAAGCCGCTGACTAAAGACGATTATTCTGGTCGTTACATCTATTACGGCATCCGCGAATTCGGCATGGCCGCGGCGATGAACGGCATGGCGCTGCACGGCGGGGTCATTCCCTATGGCGGCACGTTCCTGGTGTTCTCCGACTATTGCCGCAACGCCATCCGCATGTCGGCGCTCCAGCGAACACGCGCCATTTATGTAATGACCCACGACAGCATCGGCCTGGGTGAAGACGGCCCGACGCACCAGCCGGTCGAGCACATCATGTCGCTGCGCCTCATCCCCAATCTCGACGTCTATCGCCCGTGCGACACCATCGAGACCGCCGAATGCTGGGCGCTGGCGCTCGAAAAGGCCGATGGTCCCGCACTGCTCGCGCTCAGCCGCCAGAATCTGCCGCAGCTTCGCACCGATATTTCGGAGAATTGGTCTGCCCGTGGCGCCTATCGTCTGCGCGCCGCCAACGCCGCGCGCCGCGTCGTCATCGTCGCGACGGGGTCCGAAGTCGAAATCGCGATCTCGGTCGCCGACCGGCTCGAACAGCACGGTTTCGGCGCGGATGTCGTGTCGATGCCCAGCTGGGAGCGGTTCGACGCGCAGGATGCCGCCTACAAGGCCGACGTCCTCCCGCACGGCACCCTGCTCGTTTCGATCGAGGCGGGCAGCACGATGGGCTGGGAACGCTACGTCCATGGCGGGCTGCGCTTCGGCGTCGACGGCTTTGGCGCTTCGGCCCCGATTGCCGATCTCTACGCGCATTTCGGGCTGACCGCCGACGCGATCGCGCCGCAAATCCTCTCGGAATTGAATAACTGA
- a CDS encoding DUF2842 domain-containing protein, whose protein sequence is MSTPSIRKPLGVLFILAIVVMWAAVVISASPWIGRAWWPVQTVVYLVAGIVWILPLKPVLRWMER, encoded by the coding sequence ATGAGTACGCCGTCGATCCGCAAGCCATTGGGCGTGCTGTTTATTCTGGCGATTGTCGTGATGTGGGCGGCGGTTGTGATTTCTGCTTCGCCGTGGATCGGGCGGGCGTGGTGGCCGGTGCAGACGGTGGTGTATCTGGTGGCGGGGATTGTGTGGATTTTGCCGTTGAAACCGGTGCTGAGGTGGATGGAGCGCTGA
- a CDS encoding L,D-transpeptidase family protein, whose product MKHFLLAGALLPLVAFAAPTAAPVKPDMKILQLQVVLAKLGFSPGVLDGKSGESLNDAVRGFQESRGLAKSGKLDTATQQALAPYASIEPTKRLTLTDVSLRGPFTSPFPKEEADKSKLASLDYRNALEALAERFHTTNATLIALNGGDTRLAPGVEVVFPNALPSSRDYDTKDNVWRARLNALNVSAAQPEAAKIVVDKSDRVLRVYDKGGKLVAQFPATMGSKTDPLPIGRWTIRGISYNPDWQYNPAILKRADKSDPKMRIPPGPNNPVGVMWIDLSKPHYGIHGTPDPDKIGRAESNGCIRLTNWDAARLSLMVKAGVPAIFQP is encoded by the coding sequence ATGAAACACTTCCTCCTCGCCGGAGCCTTGCTCCCGCTCGTTGCCTTTGCCGCCCCCACGGCGGCACCCGTCAAACCCGACATGAAAATTCTGCAGCTGCAGGTGGTGTTGGCGAAACTGGGCTTTTCGCCCGGCGTGCTCGACGGAAAGAGTGGGGAGTCGCTCAACGATGCCGTGCGCGGCTTTCAGGAATCGCGCGGGCTGGCGAAATCGGGCAAGCTCGACACGGCAACGCAGCAAGCATTGGCCCCCTACGCCAGCATTGAACCGACGAAGAGGCTCACCCTGACCGACGTATCGTTGCGCGGTCCCTTCACCTCGCCGTTCCCGAAGGAAGAAGCCGACAAGTCCAAGCTCGCCTCGCTCGACTACCGCAACGCGCTCGAGGCGCTGGCGGAGCGTTTTCACACCACCAATGCGACGCTGATCGCGCTCAACGGCGGCGATACGCGGCTGGCGCCGGGGGTCGAGGTGGTGTTCCCCAACGCGCTGCCGTCGTCGCGCGATTACGACACCAAAGACAACGTCTGGCGTGCACGGCTCAATGCGCTCAATGTCAGCGCCGCCCAACCCGAAGCGGCAAAGATCGTCGTCGACAAGTCCGACCGCGTGCTGCGCGTGTATGACAAGGGCGGCAAGCTGGTCGCGCAATTTCCGGCGACGATGGGATCGAAGACCGATCCGCTGCCGATCGGTCGCTGGACGATCAGGGGCATCAGCTACAACCCCGACTGGCAATACAATCCCGCGATCCTGAAGCGCGCCGACAAGTCCGATCCGAAAATGCGGATTCCGCCCGGCCCGAACAATCCCGTTGGCGTCATGTGGATCGACCTGTCGAAGCCGCACTACGGCATCCATGGCACGCCCGACCCGGACAAGATCGGTCGCGCGGAATCGAATGGGTGCATTCGCCTGACCAATTGGGATGCGGCGCGCCTGTCGCTAATGGTGAAGGCGGGGGTGCCCGCAATCTTCCAGCCGTGA
- a CDS encoding M23 family metallopeptidase, which translates to MNRFGWGFAVLLAVVAGLALFGGGRGTPRAATDAGAPSATALVIPVEGVSAHKLADTWEQSREGGARVHQAIDIPAPGGTPVVAAMAGHVEKLFDSARGGLTVYIRDTSGRWLIYYAHLSGYVAGLREGQGVAAGEQIGFVGDTGNAGQGNTHLHFALHRMSPGDRWYEGAPVNPYPLLAGKRDAR; encoded by the coding sequence GTGAACCGGTTCGGCTGGGGCTTTGCGGTGTTGCTGGCCGTTGTCGCCGGACTGGCACTATTCGGTGGGGGCAGGGGAACACCGCGCGCGGCAACCGATGCGGGTGCGCCGTCAGCGACGGCTCTCGTGATCCCGGTCGAAGGCGTAAGCGCGCATAAACTCGCCGACACCTGGGAACAGTCGCGCGAGGGCGGCGCGCGGGTGCATCAGGCGATCGACATTCCTGCACCCGGCGGTACGCCGGTCGTCGCCGCCATGGCGGGACATGTCGAGAAATTGTTCGACAGCGCGCGGGGCGGCCTGACCGTCTATATCCGCGACACATCCGGTCGCTGGCTCATCTATTATGCACATCTGTCCGGCTACGTAGCGGGGCTGCGCGAAGGGCAGGGGGTGGCCGCGGGCGAGCAGATCGGATTTGTCGGCGACACCGGCAATGCGGGGCAAGGCAACACGCACCTGCATTTCGCGCTGCACCGCATGTCACCGGGCGACCGCTGGTATGAGGGTGCACCGGTCAATCCCTACCCCTTGCTTGCGGGAAAGCGCGACGCCCGCTAG
- a CDS encoding cell division protein ZapA, translating into MAEVVLAVGGRSYTIACRDGGEDHLRALAARVDAKVEEARGAVGTASEVRQLLFAALLLADDLSEAKSAAHNGANGAAPDTDTVHALASLAARMESLADTLEQGPPTP; encoded by the coding sequence ATGGCAGAGGTCGTCCTCGCCGTCGGCGGCCGGAGCTACACGATTGCGTGCCGCGATGGCGGCGAAGACCATCTTCGCGCGCTTGCCGCCCGTGTCGATGCCAAGGTCGAGGAAGCACGCGGCGCCGTCGGTACCGCGAGCGAAGTCCGCCAGTTGTTGTTCGCGGCACTGCTCCTTGCCGACGACCTCAGCGAGGCGAAAAGCGCTGCCCACAACGGCGCAAACGGTGCGGCACCCGATACCGACACCGTCCACGCGCTTGCCAGCCTCGCGGCGCGCATGGAATCGCTCGCCGACACCCTTGAGCAAGGCCCCCCGACTCCCTAG
- the thiE gene encoding thiamine phosphate synthase yields the protein MEDILADDFAAQFPRERRPACQLYLISPLDVSGTFPDRLRRALDAGPVAAFQFRVKGVDQHEAVRLGEPLRRICADADVAFIVNDSASLAKRLGADGVHLGQGDGDVREAREMLGREAQIGVTCHDSRHLAMEAGEAGADYVAFGAFYDTTTKPSEYRPDPSILGWWTTLFASPCVAIGGITPENAAPLIAAGADFIAVSNAVWGGDEAAAVQAFAEVLG from the coding sequence ATGGAAGACATTTTAGCCGACGACTTCGCCGCCCAATTCCCCCGCGAGCGCCGCCCCGCGTGCCAGCTTTACCTCATCTCCCCCCTCGACGTGAGCGGCACTTTCCCCGACCGGTTGCGCCGCGCGCTCGACGCCGGGCCGGTGGCGGCGTTCCAGTTTCGGGTGAAGGGCGTCGACCAGCACGAGGCCGTCCGCCTTGGCGAGCCGCTGCGGCGCATCTGCGCCGATGCCGACGTCGCGTTCATCGTCAATGACTCGGCGTCGCTGGCGAAGCGGTTGGGTGCGGACGGCGTGCATCTGGGGCAGGGCGACGGCGATGTGCGGGAGGCGCGCGAGATGCTGGGGCGCGAGGCGCAGATCGGCGTCACCTGCCACGACAGCCGCCACCTCGCGATGGAGGCGGGCGAGGCCGGCGCGGACTATGTCGCGTTCGGCGCGTTCTACGACACGACGACCAAGCCCAGCGAATATCGCCCCGATCCGTCAATCCTCGGCTGGTGGACGACCTTGTTTGCGTCACCGTGCGTGGCCATCGGCGGGATCACGCCGGAGAATGCCGCGCCGCTGATTGCGGCGGGAGCGGATTTCATCGCGGTGTCGAACGCGGTGTGGGGCGGGGATGAGGCAGCGGCGGTGCAGGCATTCGCGGAAGTGCTTGGCTGA
- the efp gene encoding elongation factor P — translation MKINAVEIRPGNILEYEGGLWRAVKIQHTQPGKGGAYMQVEMKNLRDGRKTNVRFRSAESVERVRLDQRDFQFLYAEGDDLVFMNKETYDQVTLPRDLLGDAAAFLQDGMDVVMEMHEDEALSVALPDTIEAMIVEADAVVKGQTASSSYKPAILENGVRVMVPPHIGAGTRIVVDVYEQTYVRRAEG, via the coding sequence ATGAAGATCAACGCGGTCGAAATCCGCCCCGGCAACATTTTGGAATATGAAGGCGGGCTGTGGCGCGCGGTCAAGATCCAGCACACGCAGCCCGGCAAGGGCGGCGCGTATATGCAGGTCGAAATGAAAAACCTGCGCGATGGCCGCAAGACCAATGTCCGCTTCCGCTCCGCCGAAAGCGTCGAGCGCGTTCGCCTCGACCAGCGCGATTTCCAGTTCCTGTACGCTGAGGGCGACGATCTGGTCTTCATGAACAAGGAAACCTACGACCAGGTGACGCTGCCGCGCGACCTGCTCGGCGATGCCGCCGCGTTCCTTCAGGATGGCATGGATGTCGTCATGGAAATGCACGAGGACGAGGCGCTGTCGGTGGCGCTGCCCGATACGATCGAGGCGATGATCGTCGAGGCCGATGCGGTGGTGAAGGGACAGACGGCGTCGTCGTCGTACAAGCCCGCGATCCTTGAAAATGGCGTCCGCGTGATGGTCCCGCCGCATATCGGCGCAGGCACACGGATCGTGGTCGATGTGTACGAGCAGACCTATGTGAGAAGGGCGGAAGGCTAA
- a CDS encoding 5-formyltetrahydrofolate cyclo-ligase — MTKAQARSAAKDRRQAFVAALTPAERCVAAVMLAERVEMQLGDARTVALYLPIGSEIDTLPVIERLERRGLAIALPHVTSRRSVMRFLAWTPGDPLPAGPMGLRQPAIDAHELVPDLILTPLLAFDARLHRLGYGAGFYDRAFAALPQARRIGLAWSVQQVAAIAEESWDVPLHGVATETDWIET; from the coding sequence ATGACCAAGGCACAGGCACGCAGCGCAGCGAAGGACCGGCGACAGGCGTTCGTCGCCGCGCTGACGCCGGCCGAACGCTGTGTCGCCGCCGTCATGCTTGCCGAACGGGTCGAGATGCAGCTGGGCGATGCGCGCACCGTCGCCCTCTACCTGCCGATCGGGTCCGAGATCGATACGTTGCCGGTTATCGAGCGCCTCGAACGGCGCGGACTGGCCATTGCGCTGCCGCATGTGACGTCACGCCGGAGCGTCATGCGGTTTCTGGCATGGACGCCGGGCGATCCACTGCCTGCGGGACCGATGGGACTACGGCAACCCGCCATCGATGCGCACGAACTTGTGCCGGACCTGATCCTGACGCCGCTGCTCGCGTTTGATGCGCGGCTGCACCGGCTCGGCTATGGCGCAGGGTTCTACGACCGGGCATTTGCGGCGCTCCCGCAAGCGCGGCGGATCGGCCTTGCGTGGAGCGTGCAGCAGGTGGCGGCAATTGCCGAGGAAAGCTGGGACGTGCCGTTGCACGGCGTCGCGACCGAAACGGACTGGATCGAAACATGA
- a CDS encoding GIY-YIG nuclease family protein, with product MSAWVYILANRYRGTTYIGVTRDIARRTWQHKTGTGSKFARRYDAYRLVYVEQTELVVDAIAREKALKKWNRDWKIELIEQANPNWEDLFDRLNG from the coding sequence ATGTCCGCCTGGGTGTACATCCTCGCCAATCGCTATCGCGGCACGACGTATATCGGCGTCACCCGCGATATCGCACGGCGAACGTGGCAGCATAAGACCGGAACGGGATCGAAGTTTGCCCGACGCTATGATGCTTATCGGCTCGTTTATGTCGAGCAGACCGAGCTGGTTGTGGATGCCATCGCCCGCGAGAAGGCACTCAAAAAATGGAACCGCGATTGGAAAATCGAGCTCATCGAACAAGCGAACCCGAACTGGGAAGATCTGTTCGACCGGCTGAACGGGTAG
- a CDS encoding fructose bisphosphate aldolase, which produces MPDTATLDSLRSGAGFIAALDQSGGSTPKALKGYGIEADAFSNDEEMFGLIHDMRSRIITSPCFNGEKVLGAILFERTMDGHVDGKPTPAALIERGVVPFIKIDKGLEDEANGVQLMKPIAGLDDLLTRAKALGVAGTKERSVINLANQTGISAIVAQQFEIGRQVLAHGMVPIIEPEVNIKSPERAAADTILRDELLKTLNAHDGDPVMLKLSIPSEPNLFVPLVDHPKVLRVVALSGGFARPEACAELAKNRGMIASFSRALLEDLRHQMGDDEFNGALGGAISEISTASAT; this is translated from the coding sequence ATGCCTGACACTGCCACCCTCGACAGTTTGCGTTCCGGCGCAGGCTTTATCGCTGCGCTCGACCAGAGCGGCGGGTCCACGCCCAAGGCGCTTAAGGGGTACGGCATCGAGGCCGACGCATTTTCGAATGATGAGGAGATGTTCGGCCTGATCCACGACATGCGGTCGCGGATCATCACTTCGCCGTGCTTCAATGGCGAGAAAGTGCTCGGCGCGATCCTGTTCGAACGGACGATGGACGGGCATGTCGACGGCAAGCCGACGCCCGCAGCGCTGATCGAGCGCGGCGTCGTGCCGTTCATCAAGATCGACAAGGGGCTGGAGGACGAAGCGAACGGCGTCCAGTTGATGAAGCCGATCGCGGGGCTCGACGACCTGCTGACCCGCGCCAAAGCGCTCGGTGTGGCGGGGACCAAGGAGCGGTCGGTCATCAATCTGGCGAACCAGACTGGTATCTCGGCCATCGTCGCGCAGCAGTTCGAGATCGGGCGACAGGTGCTCGCGCACGGCATGGTGCCGATCATCGAGCCCGAGGTGAACATCAAATCCCCAGAGCGCGCCGCCGCCGATACGATCCTGCGCGATGAATTGCTCAAGACGCTCAACGCGCATGACGGCGACCCCGTGATGCTCAAGCTGTCGATTCCCAGCGAACCAAATCTGTTCGTCCCGCTCGTCGATCATCCCAAAGTGCTGCGCGTCGTCGCGCTGTCGGGCGGCTTCGCGCGGCCCGAGGCGTGTGCCGAACTCGCCAAGAACCGCGGCATGATCGCGAGCTTCAGCCGCGCGCTGCTCGAGGACCTCCGGCATCAGATGGGCGATGACGAATTCAACGGCGCGCTGGGCGGGGCGATTAGTGAAATTAGCACGGCATCGGCCACTTAG